Proteins co-encoded in one Pelodiscus sinensis isolate JC-2024 chromosome 9, ASM4963464v1, whole genome shotgun sequence genomic window:
- the LOC142830595 gene encoding uncharacterized protein LOC142830595, with protein MGCTSVVPGCSHSLKGQAHPHSHLLQTRSQSTRRPCCSMSQPQERPGPSSEPSGDPAKGSKRRAPSWSGAEIKSLLELWGEEEALQALKSRRRNADIYGRMAEALAQKGHYPRTQDQVRSKVKELWQGYAKAREESSRSGAAPHYCPYYSELDQILGGSAEARTPRRFVQSGLADPVVDAPERELQQSGDGDMGPEEEDTEETATLTLEPVTQTSEASQASSGTGEEAAAGPAVEEGRSTPAPPPSPSPPRRHGSRRHRRVYANILRQHVEAVQEQNAILLQRAEAEERWRDRLMNELVLQRTVLYATLREVSGLPAAVPGTAPPAPHDPTPPNPPSTTASLSPLGPPSPPASPAPQPLSPPGPPLPQASTSQEPPSSQPTDRCITRSRSRGAPQTRGPARKGKSAKPRST; from the exons atgggttgcacgtctgtggttcctggctgcagccattccttaaagggacaggcgcaccctcacagccacttgttgcagacaaggagccagagcacacggcgaccttgctgcagcatgtcacagccccaagagcgtcctggcccttcctccgagccttctggggacccagccaagggctccaagcgccgggcaccatcctggtccggcgctgagatcaagagcctgctggagctgtggggagaggaggaggccttacaggccctcaaaagccggcggcgaaacgccgacatttatggtcgcatggctgaagccctggcccagaagggccactacccccgcacccaggaccaggtgcgctccaaagtgaaggagctgtggcagggctacgccaaagccagggaggagagctcccgttctggggcagccccccactactgcccctactactcagagctggaccagatcctgggtggcagtgcagaagcacgcacaccacggaggttcgtgcagtccggactggcagacccggtggtggacgctccagagcgggagctacagcagtctggagacggggacatgggcccagaggaggaggacaccgaggagacggcgaccctcaccctggagccagtcacccagacctctgaggcctcccaggcgtcatctggcacgggagaggaagcagcag ccggaccagccgtggaagagggccgcagcaccccagccccacctccatctccatctccacctcggagacatgggagccgcagacacaggcgtgtctacgccaacatcctccggcagcacgtcgaggctgtgcaggagcagaacgccatcctgctacagagggcggaggcagaggagcggtggcgtgatcggctcatgaatgagctggtcctgcagcgcacggtgctgtacgccaccctgagggaggtcagcggcttgcctgctgctgtgcctggtactgctcctccagcaccccatgaccccaccccaccaaaccccccttccacaacagcatccctttccccccttggacctccctctcccccagcctccccagctccccagcccctctctccccctggccctcctctcccccaggcttccacgtcccaagagccccccagcagccagccaaccgacaggtgcatcacccgatcccgtagccggggagcaccccaaacacgaggcccagccaggaaagggaaatctgccaagccccgttcaacctga